One Methylosinus sp. LW4 genomic region harbors:
- the dnaJ gene encoding molecular chaperone DnaJ, which translates to MSKRDFYEILGVAKTSTDVELKIAFRKAAMQYHPDRNPGDAEAEARFKEVNEAYQCLSDTQKRAAYDRFGHAAFEQGGGGFGGGDGFAASMADIFDDLFGEVMGRRGGGRGSARERGSDLRYNMEITLEEAFHGKAATLKLPTSVSCEACDGAGAKKGSKPKTCPTCAGHGRVRAQQGFFAIERTCPTCQGRGEVIDNPCSACSGTGRATIERTLSVNVPPGVEDGTRIRLAGEGEAGLRGGPSGDLYIFLSVKPHSFFQRDGADLYCRVPISMVRAALGGKITVHTIDGGETEIKIPEGAQTGKQIKVKAKGMPLLRGRESGDLYVQISVETPQSLTKRQRELLTEFEEESSHQTHPEATGFFAKMKELFGK; encoded by the coding sequence ATGTCCAAACGCGACTTCTACGAAATTCTCGGCGTCGCCAAGACCTCGACCGACGTCGAGCTCAAGATCGCCTTTCGCAAGGCCGCGATGCAATATCATCCCGACCGCAATCCCGGCGACGCCGAGGCCGAGGCGCGCTTCAAGGAGGTCAACGAGGCCTATCAATGCCTCTCCGACACGCAGAAGCGCGCCGCCTATGACCGTTTCGGCCATGCCGCCTTCGAGCAAGGCGGCGGCGGCTTCGGCGGCGGCGACGGCTTCGCCGCCTCGATGGCCGATATTTTCGACGATCTCTTCGGCGAGGTGATGGGGCGGCGCGGCGGCGGCCGCGGCTCCGCCCGCGAGCGCGGCTCGGACCTGCGCTACAATATGGAGATCACGCTGGAGGAGGCCTTCCACGGCAAGGCGGCGACGCTGAAGCTGCCGACCTCCGTCTCCTGCGAGGCTTGCGACGGCGCCGGCGCCAAAAAAGGCTCCAAGCCCAAGACCTGCCCCACCTGCGCCGGCCATGGCCGGGTTCGCGCCCAGCAGGGCTTCTTCGCCATAGAGCGCACCTGCCCGACCTGCCAGGGCCGCGGCGAGGTGATCGACAATCCCTGCTCCGCCTGCTCGGGAACCGGCCGCGCCACCATAGAGCGCACGCTCTCCGTCAATGTGCCGCCCGGCGTCGAGGACGGCACGCGCATCCGCCTCGCCGGCGAGGGCGAGGCCGGCCTGCGCGGCGGGCCGTCCGGCGATCTCTATATTTTCCTGTCGGTGAAGCCGCACAGCTTCTTCCAGCGCGACGGCGCCGATCTCTATTGCCGCGTGCCGATCTCAATGGTGCGCGCGGCGCTCGGCGGCAAGATCACCGTCCATACGATCGACGGCGGCGAGACCGAGATCAAAATTCCCGAGGGCGCGCAAACCGGCAAGCAGATCAAGGTGAAAGCCAAGGGCATGCCTTTGCTGCGCGGACGCGAATCGGGCGATCTCTATGTGCAGATCAGCGTCGAGACGCCGCAAAGTCTCACCAAGCGCCAACGCGAGCTGCTGACCGAGTTCGAGGAAGAATCGTCCCACCAGACGCATCCCGAGGCCACCGGCTTCTTCGCGAAGATGAAAGAGCTGTTCGGCAAATGA
- a CDS encoding flagellin N-terminal helical domain-containing protein — protein sequence MSSILTNSAATIALQGARATQAALAQTQNRVATGLKISTAADKSSTWSIAETMKSDRGVASAITDSLGVGSQMLAVALSGVERVITVMNDIKSLVAQAAQAGSDTGKIAASLIASSAQMRSIVAASTFDGVNLLDGSQTNIRFTAGYVDGKGAGSSLTNVDFTPTKLFALKTITTTNRLGAQFVTTYDTGVLAADDSKIFNNFTWTNETDPTGAGLFMSMQDAVGYSINTGGSSYSNYFGFADIVESNNAQYAQMLASGHYASTLTAADLAIANLTDYAARLGSTKSMLDTQHDFMRSLGEALDQGVGSLVDADANEESTRLQALQTRQQLAAKSMSIANQNSQIILRLFQAA from the coding sequence ATGTCGAGCATTCTCACCAATAGCGCCGCGACGATCGCGCTGCAGGGCGCGCGCGCCACTCAAGCGGCGCTGGCGCAGACCCAGAATCGGGTCGCGACCGGGCTGAAAATCTCCACAGCGGCCGACAAATCCTCCACCTGGAGCATCGCCGAGACGATGAAATCGGACCGCGGCGTCGCCAGCGCGATCACCGATTCGCTCGGCGTCGGCTCGCAAATGCTCGCCGTGGCGCTCTCGGGCGTCGAGCGCGTCATCACGGTGATGAACGACATCAAGAGCCTAGTCGCCCAGGCCGCGCAGGCGGGCTCCGACACCGGCAAGATCGCCGCCTCGCTGATCGCGTCGAGCGCGCAGATGCGCTCGATCGTCGCCGCCTCCACCTTCGACGGCGTCAATCTGCTCGACGGCTCGCAGACGAATATTCGGTTCACCGCCGGCTATGTCGACGGCAAGGGCGCCGGGTCGAGCCTCACGAATGTCGACTTCACGCCCACCAAGCTCTTCGCGCTGAAGACGATAACGACGACGAACCGGCTGGGCGCGCAATTCGTCACCACCTATGACACTGGCGTTCTCGCGGCCGACGACAGCAAGATTTTCAATAATTTCACCTGGACGAACGAGACCGACCCGACCGGCGCCGGGCTTTTCATGTCCATGCAGGACGCCGTCGGCTATTCGATCAACACAGGCGGCTCGAGCTACTCGAATTATTTCGGCTTCGCCGACATAGTGGAGTCCAACAACGCGCAATATGCGCAAATGCTGGCGAGCGGCCATTATGCGAGCACGCTGACCGCCGCCGATCTCGCCATCGCCAATCTCACCGATTATGCGGCGCGGCTCGGCTCGACGAAATCCATGCTGGACACGCAGCATGATTTCATGCGCTCGCTGGGCGAGGCGCTGGACCAGGGCGTGGGCTCGCTGGTGGACGCCGACGCCAATGAGGAGTCGACGCGGCTGCAGGCCTTGCAGACGCGCCAGCAGCTCGCCGCGAAATCCATGTCCATCGCCAATCAGAACAGCCAGATCATCCTGCGGCTGTTCCAGGCGGCGTGA
- a CDS encoding HepT-like ribonuclease domain-containing protein, with protein MLEAASRATVFVEGMELQDFLGDIRTQQAVAMSLLNIGEMATRIERDHPQFRVAHSHLAWSKMKGVRNRIAHGYFELDFRVVWDTAAADLPKLIAELTAILDDRTIPLD; from the coding sequence ATGCTCGAGGCCGCCAGCCGCGCAACGGTCTTCGTCGAGGGCATGGAGCTGCAGGATTTTCTCGGCGATATCCGAACACAGCAAGCCGTCGCGATGAGCCTCCTCAACATCGGCGAGATGGCGACGCGGATCGAACGCGATCATCCACAATTTCGCGTCGCCCATTCGCACTTGGCCTGGTCCAAAATGAAGGGCGTTCGCAACCGGATCGCACACGGCTATTTCGAGCTGGATTTCCGCGTCGTCTGGGACACCGCAGCGGCCGATCTTCCGAAGCTGATCGCCGAACTGACGGCGATCCTCGACGACCGCACAATTCCCCTCGACTGA
- a CDS encoding nucleotidyltransferase family protein: protein MKPSIALEMHRDAIRAAVHRCRATNPRVFGSALRGDDQENSDVDILVDALPGATLFDLGGLQVELEELLGVKVDLVTPLELPRQFRERVLAEARPI from the coding sequence ATGAAACCCTCGATCGCGCTCGAGATGCATCGCGATGCGATTCGCGCGGCGGTCCACCGCTGCCGAGCGACGAATCCACGCGTTTTCGGCTCGGCGCTGCGCGGGGATGATCAAGAGAATAGCGATGTCGATATTCTCGTCGACGCGCTGCCTGGAGCGACCCTGTTCGATCTCGGCGGATTGCAGGTCGAGCTCGAAGAATTGCTCGGCGTCAAGGTGGACCTCGTCACGCCATTGGAACTGCCTCGCCAATTTCGCGAGCGCGTTCTGGCCGAAGCCCGGCCCATATGA
- the dnaK gene encoding molecular chaperone DnaK produces the protein MAKIIGIDLGTTNSCVAVMEGSSPKVIENAEGARTTPSIVAFTEDGERLVGQPAKRQAVTNPERTFFAIKRLIGRSFDDPMTKKDIGLVPYKIVKAPNGDAWVQSDGKQYSPSQISAFILQKMKETAEAYLGQTVTQAVITVPAYFNDAQRQATKDAGKIAGLEVLRIINEPTAAALAYGLDKKGAGTIAVYDLGGGTFDVSILEIGDGVFEVKSTNGDTFLGGEDFDSRLVEYLAGEFKKEQGIDLTKDKLALQRLKEASEKAKIELSSATQTEINLPYITADASGPKHLTLKLTRAKFEALVDDLIQRTIEPCRKALKDAGLSAAEIGEVVLVGGMTRMPKVQEVVKQFFGKEPHKGVNPDEVVAIGAAVQAGVLQGDVKDVLLLDVTPLSLGIETLGGVFTRLIDRNTTIPTKKSQVFSTAEDNQTAVTIRVFQGEREMAQDNKLLGQFDLVGIPPAPRGMPQIEVTFDIDANGIVNVTAKDKATNKEQQIRIQASGGLSDADIDKMVKDAEAHATEDKARRELVDTKNHGEAAVHSAEKSLAEFGDKVSSADKSAIEAAIAALKTALEGEDAEAIKAKSNELTQASMKLGEAMYKAQQAEGAAPAGETHAQDDVIDADFKEVGGDEKKK, from the coding sequence ATGGCTAAAATCATCGGCATCGACCTCGGCACGACCAATTCCTGCGTGGCCGTCATGGAAGGGTCGAGCCCCAAGGTCATCGAGAACGCGGAAGGCGCGCGCACCACGCCGTCCATCGTCGCTTTCACCGAGGACGGAGAGCGTCTCGTCGGCCAGCCCGCCAAGCGTCAGGCGGTGACCAATCCCGAGCGCACCTTCTTCGCCATCAAGCGCCTCATCGGCCGCTCCTTCGACGATCCGATGACCAAGAAGGACATCGGCCTCGTCCCCTATAAGATCGTCAAGGCCCCCAATGGCGACGCCTGGGTGCAGTCGGACGGCAAGCAATATTCGCCCTCGCAGATTTCCGCCTTCATCCTGCAGAAGATGAAGGAGACGGCCGAGGCCTATCTCGGCCAGACCGTCACTCAGGCGGTCATCACCGTTCCCGCTTACTTCAACGACGCCCAGCGCCAGGCCACCAAGGACGCCGGCAAGATCGCCGGCCTCGAGGTGCTGCGCATCATCAACGAGCCGACCGCGGCTGCGCTCGCCTATGGCCTCGACAAGAAGGGCGCCGGCACGATCGCGGTCTATGACCTCGGCGGCGGCACCTTCGACGTGTCCATCCTCGAGATCGGCGACGGCGTGTTCGAGGTGAAGTCCACCAATGGCGACACCTTCCTGGGCGGCGAGGATTTCGACAGCCGCCTCGTCGAATATCTCGCCGGCGAGTTCAAGAAGGAGCAGGGCATCGATCTCACCAAGGACAAGCTCGCTCTGCAGCGCCTGAAGGAAGCGTCCGAGAAGGCGAAGATCGAGCTCTCCTCGGCGACGCAGACCGAGATCAACCTGCCCTACATCACCGCCGACGCCTCCGGCCCGAAGCATCTGACCCTGAAGCTGACGCGCGCGAAATTCGAGGCGCTGGTCGACGATCTCATCCAGCGCACCATCGAGCCCTGCCGCAAGGCGCTGAAGGACGCCGGCCTCTCGGCGGCCGAGATCGGCGAAGTGGTGCTCGTCGGCGGCATGACCCGCATGCCGAAGGTCCAGGAGGTGGTGAAGCAGTTCTTCGGCAAGGAGCCGCACAAGGGCGTCAACCCGGACGAGGTCGTCGCCATCGGCGCGGCGGTGCAGGCCGGCGTTCTGCAGGGCGATGTGAAGGACGTTCTGCTGCTCGACGTGACGCCTCTGTCGCTCGGCATCGAGACGCTGGGCGGCGTGTTCACGCGCCTCATCGACCGCAACACCACCATCCCGACCAAGAAGAGCCAGGTGTTCTCCACGGCCGAGGACAATCAGACCGCCGTCACCATTCGCGTCTTCCAGGGCGAGCGCGAGATGGCGCAGGACAATAAGCTGCTCGGCCAGTTCGATCTCGTCGGCATTCCGCCGGCGCCGCGCGGCATGCCGCAAATCGAGGTGACTTTCGACATCGACGCCAATGGCATCGTCAATGTGACGGCGAAGGACAAGGCCACCAATAAGGAGCAGCAGATCCGCATCCAGGCCTCCGGCGGCCTGTCGGACGCCGACATCGACAAGATGGTCAAGGACGCCGAGGCGCACGCCACCGAGGACAAGGCGCGTCGCGAGCTCGTCGACACCAAGAACCATGGCGAGGCCGCCGTGCATTCGGCCGAGAAATCGCTGGCCGAGTTCGGCGACAAGGTGTCGTCTGCCGACAAGAGCGCGATCGAGGCCGCCATTGCGGCGCTGAAGACCGCGCTCGAGGGCGAGGACGCCGAGGCGATCAAGGCCAAGAGCAATGAGCTGACCCAGGCTTCGATGAAGCTCGGCGAGGCGATGTACAAGGCCCAGCAGGCCGAAGGCGCCGCCCCGGCGGGCGAGACCCATGCGCAGGACGATGTCATCGACGCGGACTTCAAGGAAGTCGGCGGCGACGAGAAGAAGAAATAA
- a CDS encoding phosphatase PAP2 family protein translates to MLPHSIEPLLRIVAALGDAGFVLPASGGLAAAFWAAGDRRAAVAFLGAIALCGVMATVAKIFSMAFGPPALHSPSGHAALAAAFFLPLSAIFMRVRERRAGIFAAALCLAAAVLVAIVRVAQGAHTEPEAFAGFFIGLASFGLFLAAAPAQVSIGAPAIIVFFIAAVAIQSQIGLSIEVEGPLERIATRLAEMLSL, encoded by the coding sequence GTGCTTCCCCACTCGATCGAACCCCTCCTGCGAATCGTCGCCGCCCTCGGCGACGCCGGCTTCGTCCTTCCGGCGAGCGGCGGGCTCGCCGCGGCGTTCTGGGCCGCTGGCGACCGCCGCGCGGCCGTCGCTTTCCTCGGCGCCATAGCGCTGTGCGGCGTCATGGCGACCGTCGCCAAAATCTTCTCCATGGCCTTCGGCCCGCCGGCGCTGCACAGCCCCAGCGGCCACGCCGCGCTGGCGGCGGCCTTCTTCCTGCCGCTCTCCGCAATTTTCATGCGCGTTCGCGAGAGGCGCGCCGGAATTTTCGCCGCCGCCCTCTGCCTGGCGGCGGCCGTGCTCGTCGCCATCGTCAGAGTGGCGCAGGGCGCGCATACGGAGCCGGAGGCTTTCGCCGGATTTTTCATAGGCTTGGCGTCATTCGGCCTGTTCCTTGCCGCCGCCCCGGCGCAGGTCTCGATCGGCGCGCCGGCGATCATCGTCTTCTTTATCGCCGCTGTCGCGATCCAGTCCCAAATCGGGCTCAGCATAGAGGTGGAGGGGCCGCTCGAGCGCATTGCGACACGGCTCGCCGAGATGCTGTCGCTCTAG
- a CDS encoding efflux RND transporter periplasmic adaptor subunit, with protein sequence MLLLLSACDNSARKAEGPARVVLVAPVHYAPRAPTRQFVAAIRPRVETDQSFRVAGKVVRRLVENGQAVKAGDLLAVLDEADLRLQKEQAEAELSAARMALEQAAADERRAQTLRKDGWTAQAALDRQKAQAEEARGRQQRALRAVELAKNALDYASLRADSDGVVTATFIEPGQVVAAGQAAVRVARAGALEAVVALPEAFASLAGAGEASLFLWSDPAKTYRASLRELGASADAATRTFSARYSILGADEKVGLGMSATLTLAGKDQGVAAALPLAALFDQGSGPSVWKVEEGGKLTLAPVSVLRYEAKTALIAGGVAEGDRVVVLGAHKLDPGQRVRPVDAETL encoded by the coding sequence GTGCTCCTCCTGCTTTCCGCCTGTGACAATTCCGCCCGCAAGGCCGAAGGCCCGGCGCGGGTCGTGCTCGTCGCGCCCGTTCATTACGCGCCGCGCGCGCCGACGCGCCAATTCGTCGCCGCCATCCGTCCGCGCGTCGAGACCGACCAATCCTTCCGCGTCGCCGGCAAGGTGGTGCGCCGTCTCGTCGAGAATGGGCAGGCCGTCAAGGCCGGTGATCTTCTGGCCGTGCTGGACGAGGCCGATCTGCGCCTGCAGAAGGAGCAGGCAGAGGCGGAGCTCTCCGCCGCGCGCATGGCGCTGGAGCAGGCCGCCGCCGACGAGCGCCGCGCGCAGACCTTGCGCAAGGACGGCTGGACCGCGCAGGCGGCGCTCGATCGCCAGAAAGCCCAGGCCGAGGAGGCGCGCGGCCGCCAGCAGCGCGCGCTGCGGGCCGTGGAGCTCGCCAAGAATGCGCTGGATTACGCCTCGCTGCGCGCCGATTCGGACGGGGTGGTGACGGCGACCTTCATCGAGCCGGGGCAGGTGGTCGCGGCGGGGCAGGCGGCGGTGCGCGTCGCCCGCGCCGGCGCTCTCGAGGCCGTCGTCGCTCTGCCGGAGGCCTTCGCCTCCCTCGCCGGAGCTGGGGAGGCGAGCCTCTTTCTTTGGTCCGATCCGGCCAAGACCTATCGCGCCAGCCTGCGCGAGCTCGGCGCCTCCGCCGACGCCGCCACCCGCACCTTCTCCGCGCGCTATTCGATCCTCGGCGCCGATGAGAAGGTGGGGCTCGGCATGAGCGCGACGCTGACGCTCGCCGGCAAGGATCAGGGCGTCGCCGCCGCCCTGCCGCTGGCGGCTCTGTTCGATCAAGGCTCCGGCCCCAGCGTGTGGAAGGTGGAGGAGGGCGGCAAGCTCACCCTCGCGCCCGTCTCCGTGCTGCGCTACGAGGCCAAGACGGCGCTCATCGCCGGCGGCGTCGCCGAGGGCGACCGCGTGGTCGTGCTCGGCGCCCATAAGCTCGATCCCGGCCAGCGCGTGCGTCCGGTCGACGCCGAGACTCTGTGA
- a CDS encoding efflux RND transporter permease subunit, which produces MGFNLSLWAVKRQTLTLALILAVAVAGVFSYFRLGRAEDPSFTIKVANLTAIWPGVTALEMRDQVADRLEKKLQELPYLEKIETYVKPSFLAMQVTFKDTTPPAQVPSLFYQLRKKLHDIQPELPQGVIGPDVNDEFGDVDAVLYAVHGEGADYHQLDRVVEMFRQRLLETPDIVKVNVYGEQDRKIFVEFSQAKLANLGVTPQALFESLAKQNAVNASGVFETPANRVPLRVTGALKGAEAIAATPVEASGHVFRLGDVADVVSGYEDPPNFLARYKGEPTIVVGAVMAKGGNVLTLGKNLEATMAEVRAETPVGIEITQIADQPTVVSHAVGEFTRSFVEALVIVLFVSFVSLGFRTGIIVALSAPLVLAVVFVFMNAFGVDLQRISLGALIIALGLLVDDAIIAVEMMTVKMEQGEDRISAATFAWTSTAFPMLTGTLVTVAGFMPVGFAASSTGEYTGSLFFVLAVALVASWFVAVLFTPYLGVKLLPDFSRHAHHDPEAIYSTPFYLGLRRLITWAVDNRLLVVCATGGIFIAAVLGFGHVQKQFFPISERPELFFQLRMPEGSSIFATAAAVDEAEKLLKGDEDAVHYTSYIGHGPPRFWLGLSPALPNEAYAEIVIVAKDLEARERLKARLSKALEDGAVSQARARVDRFNFGPPVGFPVQFRVIGRDPAEVRAIAYRVRDVMREDKAVVEPHLQWNEQTPAVRLVIDQDRARVMGLTPQEVANRLQMMVSGVTITSLRDGIDRVDVVARATPGERGDLGRLDDIVILTRAGAPVPVSQIAKIVYEHEEPIIWRRNRNMLVTVRADVKDGVQAPDVTNRIWPRLAEIREHLPPGYRIEIGGAIEESAKANSSIAAVAPVMILVMLVIVMFQLQDFTRLGLVMMSAPLGLIGSSLALNLASAPFGFVALLGLIALSGMDMRNSIILVDQVRQDLEKGANYREAIIGATVRRARPVALTAMAAILGMIPLTRSLFWGPMALTIMGGLFVATFLTVLFLPALYAMWFRRKLGDVLVETPQPTAPAQFAYHELPKVAE; this is translated from the coding sequence ATGGGTTTCAATCTCTCGCTCTGGGCGGTCAAGCGGCAGACGCTCACTCTCGCGCTGATCCTCGCGGTGGCCGTCGCCGGGGTCTTCTCCTATTTCCGCCTCGGCCGCGCCGAGGACCCGTCCTTCACCATCAAGGTCGCCAATCTCACCGCGATCTGGCCGGGCGTCACCGCGCTCGAGATGCGCGATCAGGTCGCCGACCGGCTGGAGAAGAAGCTGCAGGAGCTTCCCTATCTCGAGAAGATCGAGACCTATGTGAAGCCGAGCTTCCTCGCCATGCAGGTGACGTTCAAGGACACGACGCCGCCCGCGCAAGTGCCGAGCCTCTTCTATCAATTGCGCAAGAAGCTCCACGACATTCAGCCGGAGCTTCCGCAGGGCGTGATCGGCCCGGACGTCAATGACGAGTTCGGCGACGTCGACGCCGTGCTCTACGCCGTCCATGGCGAGGGCGCCGATTATCACCAGCTCGACCGCGTGGTGGAGATGTTCCGCCAGCGCCTGCTGGAGACGCCGGACATTGTGAAGGTGAATGTCTATGGCGAGCAGGATCGCAAGATCTTCGTCGAGTTCAGCCAGGCCAAGCTGGCCAATCTCGGCGTCACGCCGCAAGCGCTGTTCGAATCGCTGGCCAAGCAGAATGCGGTGAACGCCTCCGGCGTCTTCGAGACGCCGGCCAATCGCGTGCCCTTGCGCGTCACCGGCGCGCTGAAGGGCGCCGAGGCCATCGCCGCCACTCCGGTGGAGGCGAGCGGCCATGTGTTTCGCCTCGGCGACGTCGCCGATGTCGTGTCCGGCTATGAGGACCCGCCGAACTTTCTGGCGCGCTACAAGGGCGAGCCGACCATCGTCGTCGGCGCGGTGATGGCCAAGGGCGGCAATGTGCTCACCCTCGGCAAGAATCTCGAGGCCACGATGGCCGAGGTTCGCGCCGAGACGCCGGTCGGCATAGAGATCACGCAGATCGCCGATCAGCCGACGGTCGTCTCCCATGCGGTCGGCGAGTTCACGCGCTCCTTCGTCGAGGCGCTGGTCATCGTCCTTTTCGTGAGCTTCGTCTCGCTCGGCTTTCGCACCGGAATCATCGTCGCTCTGTCGGCGCCGCTGGTGCTCGCGGTCGTCTTCGTCTTCATGAACGCCTTCGGCGTCGATCTTCAGCGCATCTCGCTCGGCGCGCTCATCATCGCGCTCGGCCTGCTGGTCGACGACGCCATCATCGCCGTCGAGATGATGACGGTGAAGATGGAGCAGGGCGAGGATCGAATCAGCGCCGCCACCTTCGCCTGGACGTCCACGGCCTTTCCCATGCTCACCGGCACTCTGGTGACGGTGGCGGGCTTCATGCCGGTCGGCTTCGCCGCTTCCTCGACCGGCGAATATACGGGCTCGCTGTTCTTCGTGCTGGCCGTGGCGCTCGTCGCCTCCTGGTTCGTCGCCGTGCTGTTCACGCCCTATCTCGGCGTGAAGCTGCTGCCCGATTTCTCGCGCCACGCCCATCACGATCCCGAGGCGATCTATTCGACGCCCTTCTATCTCGGCCTGCGCCGGCTCATCACCTGGGCGGTCGACAATCGCCTGCTCGTCGTCTGCGCCACGGGCGGGATTTTCATCGCGGCCGTCCTCGGCTTCGGCCATGTGCAGAAGCAGTTCTTCCCCATTTCCGAGCGGCCGGAGCTGTTCTTCCAGCTGCGCATGCCGGAGGGCTCGTCCATATTCGCGACGGCCGCGGCGGTGGACGAGGCCGAGAAGCTGCTGAAGGGCGACGAGGACGCCGTCCATTACACGAGCTATATCGGCCATGGTCCGCCGCGCTTCTGGCTCGGCCTCAGCCCAGCGCTGCCCAATGAGGCCTATGCGGAGATCGTCATCGTCGCCAAGGATCTCGAGGCGCGCGAGCGGCTGAAGGCCCGCCTCTCCAAGGCGCTGGAGGATGGCGCCGTCTCGCAGGCCCGCGCCCGCGTCGATCGCTTCAACTTCGGCCCGCCGGTGGGCTTTCCGGTGCAATTTCGCGTCATCGGCCGCGATCCGGCGGAGGTGCGCGCCATCGCCTATCGCGTGCGCGATGTCATGCGCGAGGACAAGGCCGTCGTCGAGCCGCATCTGCAATGGAACGAGCAGACGCCGGCGGTGCGGCTCGTCATCGATCAGGACCGCGCGCGCGTCATGGGCCTCACGCCGCAAGAGGTGGCGAACCGGCTGCAGATGATGGTCTCCGGCGTGACGATCACCAGCCTGCGCGACGGCATAGACCGCGTGGACGTCGTCGCCCGCGCCACGCCCGGCGAGCGCGGCGATCTCGGACGGCTGGACGATATCGTGATTTTGACGCGCGCCGGCGCGCCCGTGCCGGTCTCGCAGATCGCCAAGATCGTCTATGAGCATGAGGAGCCGATCATCTGGCGGCGCAATCGTAACATGCTCGTCACCGTGCGCGCCGATGTGAAGGACGGCGTGCAGGCGCCGGACGTCACCAATCGCATCTGGCCGCGCCTCGCCGAGATTCGCGAGCATCTGCCGCCGGGCTATCGGATCGAGATCGGCGGCGCGATCGAGGAATCCGCCAAGGCCAATTCCTCCATCGCCGCCGTCGCCCCGGTCATGATTCTCGTGATGCTGGTGATCGTGATGTTCCAGCTGCAGGATTTCACGCGGCTCGGCCTCGTGATGATGAGCGCGCCGCTCGGCCTCATCGGCTCCTCGCTGGCGCTCAATCTGGCGAGTGCGCCTTTCGGCTTCGTCGCTCTGCTCGGCCTCATCGCGCTCTCCGGCATGGACATGCGCAATTCGATCATATTGGTCGATCAGGTGCGTCAGGACCTCGAGAAGGGCGCCAATTATCGCGAGGCCATCATCGGCGCCACTGTGCGGCGTGCGCGTCCGGTGGCGCTCACAGCCATGGCCGCCATTCTCGGCATGATTCCGCTGACGCGCTCGCTGTTCTGGGGGCCGATGGCGCTCACCATAATGGGCGGCCTCTTCGTCGCGACCTTTTTGACCGTGCTGTTCCTGCCGGCGCTCTACGCCATGTGGTTCCGCCGCAAGCTCGGCGACGTGCTGGTCGAGACGCCGCAGCCGACGGCGCCGGCGCAATTCGCCTATCATGAGCTGCCGAAGGTGGCGGAATGA
- a CDS encoding DUF2059 domain-containing protein translates to MRKSLAVAALLANLLCSATAVRADASLEDVRVARQVIDALHLSDQMAVILPQLVDAVGRGLTAHYPQHAKEISEIMPRLKVKASARIDEFMSLMATALAPKLSSTELRELRSFATGPRDVAARDDFARSPAGIKFFSLREEFTREMRERGEQWGAKIGREVDEEFKAELKSRGVRL, encoded by the coding sequence ATGCGAAAATCCCTGGCTGTGGCGGCCCTTTTGGCCAATCTCCTCTGCAGCGCGACCGCGGTTCGCGCGGATGCGTCGCTGGAGGACGTCCGCGTCGCGCGGCAAGTCATCGACGCGCTCCATTTGAGCGACCAGATGGCGGTGATTTTGCCGCAGCTCGTCGACGCCGTGGGGCGCGGGCTCACCGCACATTATCCGCAGCACGCCAAAGAGATTTCCGAGATCATGCCGCGGCTGAAAGTCAAAGCGTCGGCGCGGATCGACGAATTCATGAGCCTCATGGCCACGGCGCTGGCCCCGAAGCTGTCATCGACGGAGCTGCGCGAGCTACGAAGCTTCGCCACCGGTCCGCGCGACGTCGCGGCGCGCGATGATTTTGCGCGCTCGCCGGCTGGAATCAAATTCTTCTCCCTGCGCGAGGAGTTCACGCGCGAAATGCGGGAGCGGGGAGAGCAATGGGGCGCGAAAATCGGCCGTGAGGTCGATGAGGAGTTCAAGGCGGAGCTGAAGAGCCGCGGCGTCCGTTTATAG